The Phycobacter azelaicus sequence GTGTCCACCGCGGTGGACGTCTGGCCATCAACTAGTCCAATGACGCGCGGTCTCGCCACATGCATCAAAGCGACAGAGCCAAATTCCACTAGGGCGATACTACACAGTCAATCCATGTACCTCCGACCCGCCGATGTCCACCGCGGTGGACAGATCCGGCACCAAGTCTCACAACTCACATGCGCGACAGCCGCTTTTCGTCATCCACCACTTCCAAAGAACCCTTGTTGGCAGTCCAGGCCCACAGGACGATGTTGAAGTCCGTTGATGACGCACCTTCGCAAAGCTTTGGATCAGAAGCCCCGCAAACCGATCTGCTATAAGGGCGCGTGCTAGCTCCTGTGTCGGTACCAATTGGCCATCGAGCATCTTCATGCGCCATGCAGAGTCGGCAAGCATCGCCTCGGTCACACCATACCGTTCGAGCTTGTCCTGATCGCGGGTATCGAAAATAGGCCCAAGGTCGGCTTT is a genomic window containing:
- a CDS encoding RES family NAD+ phosphorylase → MPLKDGRYTGPLYRALNPVYAREPLSGRGAELYGGRFNAKGTPALYTSLDPATALREANQVGSLQPTILVSYKADLGPIFDTRDQDKLERYGVTEAMLADSAWRMKMLDGQLVPTQELARALIADRFAGLLIQSFAKVRHQRTSTSSCGPGLPTRVLWKWWMTKSGCRACEL